A genomic segment from Pseudomonas sp. M30-35 encodes:
- a CDS encoding LysR family transcriptional regulator translates to MDIKQLKFLIALDETRHFGQAAARCHITQPTLSMRLRNLEQELGLELVQRGQRFEGFSEDGKRILAWARTVMAAHDGLYAEAAACRGQLVGTLRLGVVPLAGFDPMRLVKQFAEAHPGLRFELFSLSSEQILERLSSNQIDLGLSYVEHLDRQHYQSLELAESRMGLLYDQRYFQLPNQPLNWEDLAELPLGLLSSGMHFRQSIDHNLRSRGITPVPRLETDAVHQLLQAVSAGTCCAVIPLNSGLNDFTENLTLTPIEDAHTLAPLGLIMRGLGQRSALAQACFDQAKILLLNEK, encoded by the coding sequence ATGGATATCAAACAACTGAAGTTTCTTATCGCGCTGGATGAAACTCGTCACTTTGGCCAGGCTGCTGCGCGCTGCCACATTACCCAGCCGACCTTATCAATGCGCCTGCGCAACCTGGAGCAAGAGCTGGGGCTTGAGTTGGTTCAACGTGGTCAACGCTTTGAGGGTTTCAGCGAGGACGGCAAGCGTATTCTGGCTTGGGCGCGTACGGTCATGGCCGCCCATGACGGACTCTATGCAGAAGCCGCGGCCTGCCGTGGCCAGTTAGTCGGCACCCTGCGTTTAGGTGTGGTACCGCTTGCAGGCTTTGACCCGATGCGCCTGGTAAAGCAGTTCGCCGAAGCCCATCCGGGGCTGCGCTTTGAGCTATTCTCACTGAGTAGCGAGCAGATACTTGAGCGTTTGAGCAGCAACCAGATTGACCTTGGTTTGTCTTATGTCGAACACCTTGATCGCCAACATTACCAAAGCCTCGAACTTGCCGAATCGCGTATGGGATTGTTGTATGACCAGCGCTATTTTCAACTCCCCAACCAGCCCCTGAACTGGGAAGACCTCGCAGAGTTACCACTGGGGCTACTTTCGAGCGGGATGCACTTTCGCCAATCCATCGACCATAACTTGCGCTCACGCGGCATCACGCCAGTGCCGAGACTCGAAACAGACGCCGTCCACCAGTTGCTGCAAGCAGTCAGCGCCGGTACCTGTTGCGCAGTGATACCACTGAACAGCGGCCTCAATGATTTCACCGAAAATCTGACACTAACGCCGATAGAGGACGCCCACACATTAGCCCCACTCGGGCTCATAATGCGTGGCTTAGGCCAACGTTCGGCACTGGCCCAAGCCTGCTTTGATCAAGCTAAAATATTGTTATTAAATGAAAAATAA
- the fdhD gene encoding formate dehydrogenase accessory sulfurtransferase FdhD, with protein MPPAKPNKDIAEITTSPTDYSYAELTADSVTDAVTLADECALAISYNGINHAVMMVSPSFVEDFITGFSLSNALIDASDEIYDIQLERKGDALNAQVTLSNRAFWALKEHRRQLAGTSGCGLCGVEALDQALPALKPLPISPLPPAEHLIELRQRIGAQQQLGRTSGALHAALLVDAQGEIQLCREDIGRHNALDKLIGALQNNAIDTQHGFAVITSRCSLELIQKAVRAGIRTLVSLSAPTALSVQWARRHNLNLIHLPHHSSPRVFSPAPTRPSSR; from the coding sequence ATGCCCCCTGCCAAGCCGAACAAAGACATTGCTGAAATCACAACTTCACCCACCGATTACAGCTATGCCGAACTGACCGCAGACAGTGTCACCGATGCAGTGACGCTGGCTGATGAGTGCGCGCTGGCTATCAGCTACAACGGCATCAACCATGCTGTGATGATGGTTTCACCGTCCTTCGTTGAAGACTTTATTACCGGTTTCAGCCTGAGCAATGCACTGATCGACGCCAGCGATGAGATTTATGACATCCAGCTTGAGCGCAAAGGGGATGCCCTCAACGCACAAGTGACCCTGAGTAATCGGGCATTTTGGGCGCTTAAAGAACACCGCCGGCAATTAGCTGGTACCAGCGGTTGTGGCCTCTGTGGCGTAGAAGCATTGGATCAGGCATTGCCTGCACTCAAACCATTGCCAATCAGCCCGTTACCACCCGCCGAGCACCTTATTGAGCTGCGCCAACGCATAGGTGCGCAGCAGCAACTGGGCCGCACCAGCGGCGCACTGCATGCCGCATTATTGGTGGATGCACAGGGCGAAATTCAGCTCTGCCGCGAAGATATCGGACGCCACAATGCGCTGGACAAATTGATCGGCGCCTTACAAAACAACGCAATTGATACGCAACATGGCTTCGCGGTGATCACCAGCCGTTGCAGCCTGGAACTCATCCAAAAGGCAGTTCGCGCAGGTATCCGCACGCTCGTCAGCTTGTCCGCCCCTACCGCTCTCAGCGTGCAATGGGCACGGCGCCATAACCTCAACCTGATCCATTTGCCTCACCACAGTTCTCCAAGGGTTTTCAGCCCAGCACCAACAAGGCCATCCAGTCGATGA
- the yrfG gene encoding GMP/IMP nucleotidase: MTALPWHEIDTVLLDMDGTLLDLHFDNHFWLEHLPQRYAEHHKISREHADAELMPLFKEHAGQLNWYCTDFWSRELKLSIRDLKREVAELIALRPDADTFLEAIRAAGKRVVLITNAHRDSLSLKLERIELAGYFERMISSHDYGFAKENQQFWFALKQDLLFDPARSLFIDDSLSVLRSAARFGIAHLLAIREPDSRQGPRDTAEFAAVEDYRAILQNL, translated from the coding sequence ATGACTGCACTGCCTTGGCACGAAATCGACACCGTTCTGCTGGATATGGACGGTACCCTGCTCGACCTGCATTTCGACAATCACTTCTGGTTGGAGCATCTGCCTCAGCGTTACGCTGAACATCACAAGATCAGTCGTGAACACGCTGACGCCGAGTTGATGCCATTGTTCAAGGAACACGCCGGGCAACTCAACTGGTATTGCACCGACTTTTGGAGCCGCGAGCTCAAGCTGTCGATTCGCGATCTTAAACGTGAAGTTGCTGAACTGATTGCCCTGCGGCCAGATGCTGATACGTTCCTGGAAGCCATTCGCGCTGCCGGTAAAAGGGTGGTGTTGATCACCAACGCACACCGTGATTCTCTGTCACTCAAGCTTGAGCGCATCGAACTGGCAGGCTATTTCGAGCGCATGATCAGTTCCCATGATTATGGCTTCGCCAAAGAGAACCAGCAGTTCTGGTTTGCGCTCAAGCAGGACCTGTTATTTGATCCTGCGCGCAGCCTGTTTATCGACGACAGTTTATCGGTCCTGCGCAGCGCCGCCCGGTTTGGTATTGCCCATCTGCTTGCCATACGCGAACCCGACAGTCGGCAAGGACCGCGTGACACAGCCGAGTTTGCAGCCGTTGAGGATTACCGGGCGATATTGCAGAATTTGTAA
- the lysM gene encoding peptidoglycan-binding protein LysM, with amino-acid sequence MSIFSFVKEAGVKLWESVVGQEAQAAESLQAHVAKVGLGNPAIQLSVEGEKVIASGEVASQEEKEKILLALGNVEGVSEVEDNITVAAPAPEARFVTVKKGDTLSAIAKAEYGNANAYNKIFEANKPMLSHPDKIYPGQVLRIPQE; translated from the coding sequence ATGAGTATTTTCAGTTTTGTCAAAGAAGCCGGGGTAAAGCTCTGGGAGTCAGTGGTTGGCCAGGAGGCGCAAGCTGCTGAGTCACTCCAAGCGCATGTGGCCAAGGTTGGTTTGGGTAATCCTGCGATTCAACTGAGCGTCGAAGGTGAAAAGGTGATTGCCAGCGGTGAAGTCGCCAGTCAGGAAGAGAAAGAAAAGATTCTTTTGGCATTGGGCAACGTTGAGGGCGTATCGGAAGTAGAAGACAACATCACTGTTGCTGCGCCGGCTCCTGAAGCACGTTTTGTAACGGTTAAGAAAGGCGACACGTTGAGCGCGATTGCCAAAGCCGAATACGGCAATGCCAACGCCTACAACAAGATTTTTGAGGCCAACAAGCCAATGCTCAGCCATCCAGACAAAATCTATCCGGGCCAGGTACTGCGCATTCCTCAGGAATAA
- a CDS encoding FdhF/YdeP family oxidoreductase, translating to MNMQVVNPRYQPYKGPAAGWGALRSVTRFWLDSKQPLKNLRALLKTNQNGGFDCPGCAWGDSAESGMVKFCENGAKAVNWEATSRAVNAAFFARYSLSQLREQSDYWLEYQGRLTEPMRYDAATDHYVPIAWDDAFKLIAKHLNALDNPNQVDFYTSGRASNEAAYLYQLFGRAFGTNNFPDCSNMCHEASGVALGQSIGIGKGTVTFDDFDMADAIFVLGQNPGTNHPRMLEPLREAVKRGAQVVCFNPLKERGLERFQHPQNPIEMLTNGSEPLNTSFFRPALGGDMAAMRAIAKFLLQWEREAQDNKQPRVFDHAFIEAHTQGIDDYIHLLDGTTWQSLTEQSGLTLQELEHAALLYRKAERVIICWAMGITQHHHSVAIIQEITNLQLLRGNIGRVGAGLCPVRGHSNVQGDRTMGIDERPPTELLDALEQRFKFRAPREEGHNVVAAIDSMLAGNTRVFVALGGNFAQATPDTPVSHRALKNCELTVQISTKLNRSHLTIGTDALILPCLGRTDIDLQASGPQAITVEDSFSMIHASYGQLTPLSAQMRSEPAIIAGMAKATLGNTPVNWDDLIADYREIRQLIADTIPEFTDFNQRLEQPGGFYLGNSAAQRLWQTRSGKANFRANPLLDDLIPEQAKRSGQKADLIMQTLRSHDQYNTTIYGLDDRYRGVTGQRDVIFANQADIIRLGFKPGQKVDAISLWDDKLERKIKGFTLLAFDIPAGQAAAYYPEANPLVPLQSYGSGSFTPTSKFIAIRLFASAVDEQIIQSKSA from the coding sequence ATGAACATGCAAGTCGTTAATCCACGCTATCAACCTTACAAAGGCCCGGCTGCGGGCTGGGGTGCGTTACGTAGCGTGACGCGATTCTGGTTGGACAGTAAGCAGCCGCTGAAGAACCTGCGCGCCCTGCTCAAGACCAACCAAAATGGCGGCTTCGATTGTCCCGGCTGTGCATGGGGTGATTCTGCGGAAAGTGGCATGGTGAAATTCTGCGAGAACGGCGCCAAGGCCGTGAACTGGGAAGCCACCAGCCGCGCAGTCAACGCAGCATTCTTTGCGCGCTACAGCCTCAGCCAGCTCCGTGAACAAAGCGATTACTGGCTGGAATATCAGGGCCGTCTGACCGAGCCAATGCGTTACGACGCAGCAACCGATCACTATGTGCCGATTGCCTGGGACGACGCCTTCAAGTTGATCGCCAAGCACCTCAATGCACTCGACAACCCGAATCAGGTGGACTTCTACACCTCGGGCCGTGCCAGTAATGAGGCGGCATATCTCTACCAGCTGTTTGGCCGTGCGTTCGGCACCAATAACTTTCCCGACTGCTCAAACATGTGCCACGAGGCCAGCGGCGTTGCCTTGGGCCAAAGCATTGGTATTGGTAAAGGCACCGTCACCTTCGATGATTTCGACATGGCCGATGCAATTTTTGTGTTGGGTCAAAACCCAGGAACCAATCACCCACGCATGCTCGAACCGCTGCGTGAAGCGGTGAAGCGCGGCGCCCAAGTGGTTTGTTTCAACCCATTGAAAGAGCGCGGGCTTGAGCGATTCCAGCACCCGCAAAACCCCATTGAGATGCTCACCAACGGCTCTGAGCCGCTTAATACCAGCTTCTTTCGCCCAGCGCTGGGCGGCGACATGGCGGCCATGCGTGCCATCGCGAAATTCCTGCTGCAGTGGGAACGCGAAGCGCAGGACAACAAGCAGCCGCGTGTCTTCGATCATGCCTTCATCGAAGCACACACCCAGGGTATCGACGACTACATACATCTGCTCGACGGCACCACTTGGCAGTCATTGACCGAGCAATCTGGTTTGACCCTGCAAGAACTGGAACACGCGGCCCTGCTCTACCGTAAGGCTGAACGCGTGATTATCTGCTGGGCCATGGGCATCACCCAGCACCACCATTCGGTGGCAATCATTCAGGAAATCACCAACCTGCAACTGCTGCGCGGCAATATAGGTCGCGTTGGCGCGGGGTTGTGCCCGGTACGCGGCCACAGCAACGTTCAGGGCGATCGCACCATGGGCATCGACGAACGTCCACCCACTGAGCTGCTTGACGCACTGGAGCAACGCTTCAAATTCCGCGCACCGCGCGAAGAAGGCCACAACGTGGTTGCAGCAATTGATTCCATGCTGGCTGGCAACACCCGAGTATTTGTCGCCTTGGGCGGCAACTTCGCCCAAGCAACACCCGACACGCCAGTCAGTCACAGAGCCCTGAAAAACTGCGAATTGACCGTGCAAATCAGCACCAAGCTCAACCGTAGCCACCTGACCATCGGCACCGATGCACTGATTCTGCCGTGTTTGGGGCGCACCGATATCGACCTGCAAGCAAGCGGCCCGCAAGCCATTACGGTTGAAGACTCATTCAGCATGATTCATGCGTCTTACGGACAATTGACTCCACTATCAGCGCAGATGCGCTCAGAACCCGCAATTATCGCAGGCATGGCCAAGGCCACATTAGGTAACACCCCGGTCAACTGGGACGATTTGATTGCCGATTACCGCGAAATTCGCCAGCTGATTGCCGACACCATCCCTGAGTTCACCGACTTCAACCAACGGCTGGAACAGCCAGGCGGCTTTTATCTCGGTAACTCAGCGGCGCAACGTCTGTGGCAAACCCGCTCAGGCAAAGCCAACTTCAGGGCTAACCCGTTACTTGATGATTTAATTCCAGAACAAGCCAAACGCAGTGGTCAAAAGGCTGATCTGATCATGCAGACGTTGCGCTCGCATGATCAGTACAACACCACCATTTATGGTTTGGATGACCGCTATCGCGGCGTCACCGGCCAGCGTGACGTGATATTTGCCAACCAAGCAGACATTATCCGCCTGGGCTTCAAGCCGGGGCAGAAAGTCGATGCAATTTCGCTCTGGGATGACAAGCTTGAACGCAAGATTAAGGGCTTCACCCTGCTCGCTTTTGACATTCCTGCGGGTCAGGCTGCGGCTTATTATCCAGAAGCCAACCCACTGGTGCCGTTACAGAGTTACGGCAGCGGCAGCTTCACTCCAACCTCAAAATTCATCGCGATTCGGCTGTTTGCAAGCGCGGTCGATGAACAAATAATTCAAAGCAAAAGCGCTTAA